A genomic region of Kribbella sp. NBC_00382 contains the following coding sequences:
- a CDS encoding hemolysin family protein → MSSHDGVLLVVAAVLVLLAGLFAGAEAAFSAYSKVRANEQVEQGNLRAVKLRNLLSDAPRYLNSLLLIRLICEITAIVLVTQALSNIFTVTWEHILITAVLMVLVSYVIIGVAPRTLGRQHSDRFAMVSAGPIMALTRVLGPLPKLLILIGNALTPGKGFAEGPFATEAELRALVDLAEKSSVIEKTERQMIHSVFELGDTIVREVMVPRTDMVYIERHKKLRQLTSLALRSGYSRIPVIGESLDDILGVVYLKDVMRRVYDNASAESTERVESVMRPCMYIPDSKPVDQLLREMQAARMHVAIVVDEYGGTAGLVTIEDILEEIVGEITDEYDEAPEAVQALSDGAYRVSSRYPIDELGDLFGVPLDDDDVDTVGGLMAKLLGKVPIPGAQVEIEGLGLSLTAERPSGRRNQVGTVLVRRGLPADQPQDSSHQNA, encoded by the coding sequence ATGAGTTCCCACGACGGCGTTCTGCTGGTTGTGGCTGCGGTGCTCGTTTTGCTGGCCGGGTTGTTCGCGGGTGCGGAGGCGGCCTTCTCGGCGTACTCGAAGGTGCGCGCCAACGAGCAGGTCGAGCAGGGCAACCTGCGCGCGGTGAAGCTGCGCAACCTGCTCTCGGACGCCCCCCGGTACCTGAACTCGCTGCTGCTGATCCGGCTGATCTGCGAGATCACCGCGATCGTCCTGGTCACCCAGGCGCTGTCCAACATCTTCACCGTGACCTGGGAGCACATCCTGATCACGGCGGTACTGATGGTGCTGGTCTCGTACGTGATCATCGGTGTCGCGCCACGCACGCTGGGCCGGCAGCACTCGGACCGGTTCGCGATGGTCTCGGCCGGCCCGATCATGGCGCTGACCCGGGTGCTCGGACCGTTGCCGAAGCTGCTGATCCTGATCGGCAACGCGCTCACCCCGGGCAAGGGCTTCGCCGAAGGCCCGTTCGCGACCGAGGCGGAGCTGCGTGCGCTGGTCGACCTGGCCGAGAAGTCGTCGGTGATCGAGAAGACCGAGCGGCAGATGATCCACTCCGTCTTCGAGCTCGGCGACACCATCGTCCGCGAGGTGATGGTGCCGCGGACCGACATGGTCTACATCGAGCGGCACAAGAAGCTGCGCCAGCTCACCTCGCTCGCGCTGCGCAGCGGCTACTCCCGGATCCCGGTGATCGGTGAGTCGCTCGACGACATCCTCGGCGTCGTCTACCTCAAGGACGTGATGCGCCGCGTCTACGACAATGCGTCCGCCGAGTCGACCGAGCGGGTCGAGTCGGTGATGCGGCCGTGCATGTACATCCCGGACTCCAAGCCGGTCGACCAGCTGCTGCGCGAGATGCAGGCGGCCCGGATGCACGTGGCGATCGTCGTCGACGAGTACGGCGGTACCGCCGGCCTGGTCACCATCGAGGACATCCTCGAGGAGATCGTCGGCGAGATCACCGACGAGTACGACGAAGCCCCCGAGGCGGTGCAGGCGCTGTCCGACGGCGCCTACCGGGTCTCCAGCCGGTACCCGATCGACGAGCTCGGCGACCTGTTCGGCGTACCGCTGGACGATGACGACGTGGACACCGTCGGCGGCCTGATGGCCAAGCTGCTCGGCAAGGTGCCGATCCCGGGTGCCCAGGTCGAGATCGAGGGGCTCGGACTCTCCCTCACCGCGGAACGGCCGTCCGGCCGGCGCAACCAGGTCGGTACTGTGCTGGTCCGGCGCGGACTGCCGGCCGACCAGCCGCAGGACAGCAGCCATCAGAACGCCTGA
- a CDS encoding cytidine deaminase, whose amino-acid sequence MSADLTAEDAKLVTLARAARARTRATEGAAVRDTDGRTYAACTVQLDTVLLSALQLAVAMAVSSGVKGIEAAAVVTDHEPAEVDVEVVRYFGGAALPVVVANGNGEVRDVVHT is encoded by the coding sequence TTGTCTGCCGACCTCACGGCCGAGGACGCCAAACTGGTCACCCTGGCGCGCGCCGCCCGGGCCCGTACCCGCGCCACCGAAGGCGCCGCCGTACGGGACACCGACGGGCGGACGTACGCCGCCTGCACGGTCCAGCTGGACACCGTGCTGCTGAGCGCATTGCAGCTCGCGGTGGCGATGGCCGTATCGTCAGGGGTCAAAGGCATCGAGGCAGCCGCCGTGGTCACCGACCACGAGCCCGCTGAGGTCGATGTCGAGGTGGTCCGCTACTTCGGCGGTGCCGCCCTTCCGGTAGTCGTTGCCAATGGCAACGGAGAGGTTCGTGATGTCGTCCACACCTGA
- the era gene encoding GTPase Era, giving the protein MSSTPENSTESTVAEFKSGFACFVGRPNAGKSTLTNALVGQKIVITSSKPQTTRHAVRGIVHRVDAQLILVDTPGLHKPRTLLGERLNDIVKTTWAEVDVIGICLPASDKIGPGDRFLVAEAAKVAKTPKVALATKADLVSPERMIEHLSEIQTLGESVGIEWASVVPVSATSGYQVETVADELVKFLPVGQPLYPDGDVTDEPEEILVGELIREAALEGVRDELPHSIAVTIDEMGLREGRPDDKPLLDIYANIFLERDSQKGIVIGHKGARLRDVGANARRQIEALLGTPVYLDLHVKIAKNWQTDAKHLRKLGF; this is encoded by the coding sequence ATGTCGTCCACACCTGAGAACTCGACCGAAAGCACGGTCGCTGAGTTCAAGTCCGGTTTCGCCTGCTTCGTCGGCCGGCCGAACGCGGGCAAGTCGACGCTCACGAACGCCCTGGTCGGGCAGAAGATCGTGATCACCTCGTCGAAGCCGCAGACCACCCGGCACGCCGTCCGCGGCATCGTGCACCGCGTTGACGCCCAGCTGATCCTGGTCGACACCCCCGGCCTGCACAAGCCGCGGACGCTGCTCGGCGAGCGGCTGAACGACATCGTCAAGACCACCTGGGCCGAGGTCGACGTGATCGGCATCTGCCTGCCGGCCAGCGACAAGATCGGCCCCGGTGACCGGTTCCTGGTCGCCGAGGCCGCCAAGGTCGCGAAGACGCCGAAGGTGGCGCTGGCGACCAAGGCCGACCTGGTCTCGCCCGAGCGGATGATTGAGCACCTGTCCGAGATCCAGACGCTGGGCGAGTCGGTCGGGATCGAGTGGGCCTCCGTCGTACCGGTATCGGCGACCTCGGGGTACCAGGTCGAGACCGTCGCCGACGAGCTGGTGAAGTTCCTGCCGGTCGGCCAGCCGCTCTACCCGGACGGCGACGTCACGGACGAGCCGGAGGAGATCCTGGTCGGCGAGCTGATCCGCGAGGCCGCGCTCGAAGGCGTCCGGGACGAGCTGCCGCACTCGATCGCCGTCACCATCGACGAGATGGGGCTGCGCGAGGGCCGCCCGGACGACAAGCCGCTGCTCGACATCTACGCCAACATCTTCCTCGAGCGGGACAGCCAGAAGGGCATCGTGATCGGTCACAAGGGTGCCCGGCTGCGCGACGTCGGCGCCAACGCCCGCCGCCAGATCGAGGCCCTGCTCGGTACGCCGGTCTACCTCGACCTGCACGTGAAGATCGCCAAGAACTGGCAGACCGACGCCAAGCACCTGCGGAAACTCGGGTTCTGA
- a CDS encoding GNAT family N-acetyltransferase, with protein MGPAEVLKNPAYYALNGPHARLAVSRGRVRRYQPEVAPFLGLPDEPTEQDWADAAELVGVGNTVAFKGPDRPLPDSFKLVQKFGLVQFVAPDSFGVEDPEAVLLGPDDVPEMVALVALTDPGPFRPRTIECGRYLGLRRDGELIAMAGERYHLPGYIEISAVCTHPAYRGQGLGSRLVRAVAAGIEQAGERPFLHTGATNATAIRLYEKLGFSVSNRMSVTIVEPV; from the coding sequence GTGGGGCCGGCCGAGGTGCTGAAGAACCCCGCGTACTACGCACTGAACGGCCCGCACGCCCGACTGGCGGTGAGCCGCGGCCGGGTCCGCCGGTACCAGCCCGAGGTCGCGCCCTTCCTCGGGCTGCCCGACGAGCCGACCGAGCAGGACTGGGCGGACGCCGCCGAGCTGGTCGGCGTCGGCAACACGGTCGCCTTCAAAGGCCCCGATCGGCCGTTGCCCGACAGCTTCAAGCTGGTCCAGAAGTTCGGCCTGGTGCAGTTCGTCGCCCCGGACTCGTTCGGTGTCGAGGATCCGGAAGCGGTGCTGCTCGGCCCGGACGATGTGCCCGAGATGGTCGCGTTGGTCGCGCTGACCGACCCGGGTCCGTTCCGGCCCCGCACGATCGAGTGCGGCCGGTACCTCGGCCTGCGGCGCGACGGCGAGCTGATCGCGATGGCCGGCGAGCGCTACCACCTGCCGGGCTACATCGAGATCAGTGCAGTCTGCACCCACCCGGCGTACCGGGGTCAGGGGCTCGGCAGCCGGCTGGTCCGGGCTGTTGCCGCCGGCATCGAGCAGGCGGGCGAGCGGCCGTTCCTGCATACCGGTGCGACGAATGCGACCGCGATCCGGCTCTACGAGAAGCTGGGCTTCAGCGTCAGCAACCGGATGTCGGTCACGATCGTCGAGCCGGTCTGA
- a CDS encoding nitroreductase family protein, producing MSRNHQHPFIPYTPPRVPIHEGLRRGADFRDELEARRSVRWFSDEPVPLEAIELAVAAANTAPSGAHYQPWTFVATDDPEIKRSVRLAAEEEERKFYLERELPEWHDALARLETDEHKEFLEVAPWLVVAFAQKHTPLDDGSLRKNYYVSESVGIACGFFIAALHRMGLATLTHTPNPMAFLSKVFDRPRTERPYIIFPVGYPATDCEVPDLDRKPLSEALLVRPARRS from the coding sequence GTGAGCCGTAACCATCAGCATCCCTTCATCCCCTACACACCGCCCAGAGTCCCGATCCACGAAGGGCTGCGGCGCGGCGCAGACTTCCGGGACGAGTTGGAGGCCAGACGATCAGTGCGATGGTTCTCGGACGAGCCGGTGCCGTTGGAGGCGATCGAGCTTGCGGTCGCCGCGGCCAACACGGCGCCGAGCGGCGCGCACTACCAGCCGTGGACGTTCGTCGCGACCGACGACCCGGAGATCAAGCGCAGTGTGCGGCTGGCCGCCGAAGAGGAGGAGCGCAAGTTCTACCTCGAGCGTGAGCTACCCGAGTGGCACGATGCGCTCGCCCGGCTGGAGACCGACGAGCACAAGGAGTTCCTCGAGGTCGCGCCCTGGCTCGTGGTGGCCTTCGCCCAGAAGCACACGCCGCTGGACGACGGCAGTCTGCGCAAGAACTACTACGTCTCGGAGAGCGTCGGGATCGCCTGCGGGTTCTTCATCGCCGCGCTGCACCGGATGGGTCTCGCGACGCTCACCCATACGCCGAACCCGATGGCCTTCCTCAGCAAGGTCTTCGACCGCCCGCGCACCGAGCGGCCGTACATCATCTTCCCGGTCGGCTACCCAGCGACCGACTGCGAGGTCCCCGACCTCGACCGCAAGCCATTGAGCGAGGCGTTGCTGGTCAGACCGGCTCGACGATCGTGA